Proteins encoded in a region of the Tautonia rosea genome:
- a CDS encoding DUF1501 domain-containing protein, which translates to MTRPNLDPTDRTEARPGARRAPLPIDAPHPSNRVPPFGSRMMPMEPHGHSHDHAFRHLNATDREGLMLVTRRNMLKAGMAGIAGLTLPELLRQRSDASDAGRPIPGRKAVILLWMAGGPSQIDTWDPKPDRPYENRGPFDVIQTALPGVHICEHLPKQAAMLDKFTILRSVDAAHSNHEPNKVFQTGNLEAAPRINPRGDSYPAIGSVVAKHRGANHPGMPPYVAFQTSRTHIAYAGVLGKEYDPFIANQAARLPIYTNVGVDTGRMTNAELFNLPSGLTEQRIRGRRSLLEQFDDTRRTIESSPSVDAMDDYGRQAIELIAGRRARDAFDLEREPQEVRDRYGKHLWCQQALLARRLVEAGVSFVTLDLSYHTASGTWDTHGDNIPPYGGISKGLGPLLPLFDHLITTLVSDLERLGLLDDVLVIAQGEFGRTPQLGTQGSTDGRNHWTGVMSMCMAGGGLNHGQVIGASMPDGGHIKDRPVTPGDLAATIYKHMGVPLDAHYLEKDGRPRAIVDRGAPIAELF; encoded by the coding sequence TTGACCCGACCCAACCTTGACCCGACCGACCGAACCGAGGCCCGGCCCGGTGCGCGGCGTGCTCCTCTCCCGATCGACGCCCCGCACCCGAGCAACCGGGTTCCCCCCTTCGGGAGCAGAATGATGCCGATGGAGCCGCACGGCCATAGCCACGACCACGCCTTCCGCCACCTGAACGCGACCGATCGGGAAGGCTTGATGCTCGTGACCCGCCGCAACATGCTCAAGGCGGGCATGGCCGGGATTGCAGGCTTGACGCTACCGGAGCTGCTCCGCCAACGGTCCGACGCGTCCGACGCCGGCCGGCCGATTCCCGGCCGCAAGGCAGTCATCCTTCTCTGGATGGCCGGCGGACCGAGCCAGATCGACACCTGGGACCCGAAGCCCGACCGCCCTTATGAGAACCGCGGCCCCTTCGACGTGATCCAGACGGCCCTGCCCGGCGTCCACATTTGCGAGCACCTGCCAAAGCAGGCGGCGATGCTCGACAAGTTCACCATCCTGCGATCGGTCGATGCGGCCCACAGCAATCACGAGCCGAACAAGGTCTTCCAGACCGGCAACCTTGAAGCCGCCCCCCGCATCAACCCCCGGGGCGACTCCTACCCCGCCATCGGCTCGGTCGTCGCCAAGCACCGCGGGGCGAATCATCCGGGGATGCCCCCGTATGTCGCCTTCCAGACCTCCCGGACCCACATCGCGTACGCCGGGGTCCTGGGCAAGGAGTACGACCCGTTCATCGCTAATCAGGCGGCGCGGCTTCCGATCTACACCAACGTCGGCGTCGATACGGGGAGGATGACCAACGCCGAGCTGTTCAACCTACCCAGCGGCCTGACCGAGCAACGCATCCGAGGGCGTCGATCGCTGCTCGAACAGTTCGACGACACCCGACGCACCATTGAATCCTCTCCCTCGGTCGATGCGATGGACGACTACGGCCGCCAGGCCATCGAGCTGATCGCCGGCCGACGCGCCCGGGATGCCTTTGACCTCGAACGGGAGCCGCAGGAGGTCCGCGACCGGTACGGTAAGCACCTCTGGTGTCAGCAAGCCCTGCTCGCCCGCCGGTTGGTCGAGGCGGGCGTCTCGTTCGTGACGCTCGACCTGAGCTACCACACCGCCTCGGGCACCTGGGACACGCACGGCGACAACATTCCACCCTACGGCGGCATCAGCAAGGGGCTCGGCCCGCTCCTCCCGCTGTTCGACCATCTCATCACCACCCTCGTCAGCGACCTGGAACGCCTTGGTCTGCTCGACGACGTGCTTGTGATCGCCCAGGGAGAGTTCGGCCGCACGCCTCAACTGGGCACCCAGGGCAGCACCGACGGCCGCAACCACTGGACCGGCGTCATGTCAATGTGCATGGCCGGCGGCGGCCTGAACCACGGTCAGGTCATTGGTGCGTCGATGCCCGATGGCGGCCACATCAAGGACCGTCCCGTCACTCCCGGCGACCTCGCCGCCACCATCTACAAGCACATGGGCGTCCCCCTCGACGCCCACTACCTCGAAAAAGACGGCCGCCCCCGAGCGATCGTTGACCGAGGGGCACCCATCGCCGAACTCTTCTGA
- a CDS encoding ThuA domain-containing protein: MLRLLPFAAMLGIFCLDGIAFANDQWVVYEGGTGPGTGKHVVLISGDEEYRSEEGLPQLGKILSTHHGFKCTVLFAINPETGEIDPNYSSNIPGLEALEDADLVIMGLRFRALPDEQMKYLVNYVESGKPIIGMRTSTHAFNLPEDSTYAHYSWRSKEWDGGFGRQVLGETWISHHGAHGLESTRGIVAPGAEDHPITRGIDDGDIWGPTDVYGVTLPLPGDSRPLILGQVVAGMNPDDPPVEGEKNDPMMPIAWTKTFKDARIFTTTSGSSVDLLSEGLRRLLVNASYWCLSMEDQIPEEGTKVDIVGEYNPTPFGFNTYTKGVKPSDHVANP; the protein is encoded by the coding sequence ATGCTTCGACTTCTGCCATTCGCCGCCATGCTGGGAATCTTCTGTCTGGACGGGATCGCTTTTGCCAACGACCAATGGGTCGTCTACGAAGGAGGCACCGGCCCGGGAACGGGAAAGCACGTTGTATTGATCTCGGGAGACGAGGAGTACCGCTCCGAGGAAGGCTTGCCCCAACTCGGCAAGATTCTGTCAACCCATCACGGATTTAAATGCACCGTTCTTTTTGCAATCAACCCCGAGACCGGTGAGATTGATCCGAACTATAGCAGCAACATTCCCGGGCTGGAAGCACTCGAGGACGCGGATCTGGTGATCATGGGCCTTCGCTTCCGTGCCTTGCCCGATGAGCAAATGAAGTATCTCGTCAACTACGTCGAATCCGGCAAGCCGATCATCGGCATGCGAACCTCGACCCATGCCTTCAACCTCCCGGAAGACTCGACCTATGCTCATTATTCGTGGAGGAGCAAGGAATGGGACGGTGGGTTCGGTCGGCAGGTCCTGGGAGAAACCTGGATCAGCCACCACGGCGCCCACGGGTTGGAGAGTACCCGAGGGATCGTTGCTCCCGGTGCCGAGGATCACCCGATCACCCGAGGGATCGACGACGGCGACATCTGGGGGCCGACCGACGTCTACGGCGTCACGCTCCCCTTGCCCGGTGACAGCCGACCCTTGATCCTCGGCCAGGTCGTCGCTGGCATGAACCCCGACGATCCTCCGGTCGAGGGGGAGAAAAACGACCCGATGATGCCGATTGCCTGGACAAAGACGTTCAAGGACGCTCGCATTTTTACTACAACCTCAGGCTCATCCGTCGATCTGCTGAGCGAAGGGTTGCGGCGATTGCTTGTTAATGCCAGCTACTGGTGCCTCAGCATGGAGGATCAGATTCCCGAGGAGGGGACCAAGGTTGACATTGTCGGCGAGTACAACCCAACTCCCTTTGGCTTCAATACGTACACCAAGGGGGTTAAGCCATCTGATCATGTGGCAAATCCTTGA
- a CDS encoding Gfo/Idh/MocA family protein: MTMSRPKPISLSSRRRFLRSSLAAGFALAATPAFARTLRVGPNDRITFGVIGVGIQGRGLAVRMARRPDAQVVAVADVVAERRDDTKARIEKAIADRDDAGSFSGCDVYSDFRELLARDDIDAVIIATPDHWHAIPCIMAADAGKHIYCEKPLTHFIAEGRAIADAVERNGITFQTGSQQRSPGEFGGNFPRAVELVWNGRIGEVKTVRIGVGGPPKPVDLEAQEIPEGTDWDSWVGPAEYHPYNEILCPKGIHDHFPDWRSYAPYGNGGIADMGAHHFDIAQWALKKHESGPVTIEPPSEGNSGLRFVYDNGVEMIHGGPDDCTFEGTEGIIRVGRSKFLTEPESLAEPLPDDAERIDAQGSHYDNFLDSIRGDARPVAPAEVGHRTATVCHLGVIGYQLRRPLTWDPEAERFKDDDEANALLSRSYRAPWTL; encoded by the coding sequence ATGACGATGTCCCGACCGAAGCCGATCAGCTTATCCTCGCGTCGCCGCTTCCTCCGCAGTTCCCTGGCCGCCGGATTCGCCCTGGCCGCGACCCCCGCCTTCGCCCGCACCCTCCGAGTGGGGCCGAATGATCGAATCACGTTCGGCGTGATCGGCGTTGGCATTCAGGGCCGCGGCCTGGCTGTTCGCATGGCCCGCAGACCTGATGCCCAGGTCGTCGCTGTGGCCGACGTTGTCGCGGAGCGTCGTGACGATACGAAGGCAAGGATCGAGAAGGCCATCGCCGACCGCGACGATGCCGGCTCCTTCTCCGGTTGCGACGTCTACTCCGACTTCCGCGAACTGCTCGCCCGAGACGACATCGATGCGGTCATCATTGCGACCCCCGACCACTGGCACGCGATCCCTTGCATCATGGCTGCCGACGCCGGTAAGCACATTTATTGCGAGAAGCCCTTGACCCATTTCATCGCCGAAGGCCGCGCCATCGCAGACGCGGTCGAGCGGAACGGCATCACCTTCCAGACCGGGAGCCAGCAGCGCAGTCCCGGCGAGTTCGGAGGCAACTTCCCGAGGGCCGTCGAGCTGGTCTGGAACGGCCGGATCGGTGAGGTGAAGACCGTCCGAATTGGCGTCGGCGGCCCTCCCAAGCCGGTGGATCTGGAGGCCCAGGAGATTCCCGAAGGAACCGACTGGGACTCCTGGGTCGGCCCTGCCGAGTACCACCCCTACAACGAGATCCTCTGCCCGAAAGGCATCCACGATCACTTCCCCGACTGGCGCAGTTATGCCCCCTATGGCAATGGCGGGATTGCTGATATGGGCGCCCACCACTTTGATATCGCCCAGTGGGCCCTGAAGAAGCACGAGTCCGGCCCGGTGACGATCGAGCCACCCTCCGAGGGGAACAGCGGTCTCCGGTTCGTCTACGACAACGGCGTCGAGATGATCCACGGCGGCCCCGACGACTGCACCTTCGAGGGGACCGAGGGGATCATCCGTGTCGGCCGCTCCAAGTTCCTCACCGAGCCGGAATCTCTCGCCGAACCCCTCCCCGACGACGCCGAACGGATCGATGCGCAAGGGAGCCACTACGATAACTTCCTCGACTCGATTCGAGGCGACGCACGCCCCGTTGCCCCGGCTGAAGTCGGTCACCGCACGGCGACCGTCTGTCACCTTGGTGTGATCGGCTACCAGCTGCGCCGCCCGCTTACCTGGGACCCCGAGGCCGAACGCTTCAAGGATGACGACGAAGCCAACGCCCTGCTCAGTCGGTCGTATCGGGCTCCCTGGACGCTTTAA
- a CDS encoding alpha/beta hydrolase family protein, whose translation MSRIERHLTRRDLARNGTALTMAWTLARAMPPIESASAALVAPQEGERTILNRFPRLLQDFYTAKVRQIERQRNQTFRDLRTREDAERYVASVRERIAESFGPMPEKTPLNPQVTGVVERDGYRIENVIFESRPGFFVTANLYVPTNRDGNMPGVVGSCGHSANGKAAEAYQSFAQGLARQGYVCLIFDPIGQGERMQYLDNALKPKYGGGTREHMIAGNQQYLTGEFFGTWRAWDGIRALDYLLTREEVDPEQVGITGNSGGGTMSTWLIGLERRWTMGAPSCFVTSFQRNLENELPADTEQCPPRALELGLEHEDFLAAMAPKPIIILAKERDYFDVRGSILAHRRLQRLYDLLGAKEKIGLFYGPTEHGYSQENREAMYGWFNTVTGVSDGSSEPQLTIEADETLQCTTDGQVGGELGSKTVLDFTRAASREMAAQRGSLDANATRAAVAAAMKLPEPRPLPAYRIMRPISGRDYPKSHLGNYGVPTEPGVEAIVYRLYDRSHVSRPQADAKRAILYVSDTSADEELREEPLIRRLINAEPESAFYACDVRGIGESRPNTCGINSYFDSYGNDYFYAAHAIMLGRPVPTQRTLDVLKVLKWLKGIGHEEVHLVSRGWGAIPATFAAVLEDEGFVTQVTLKHALTSFSDVAEVEQYDWPLSTFLPGVLTTFDLPDCYRALEGKNLRLIEPRKAKVEG comes from the coding sequence ATGTCGAGGATCGAACGTCACTTGACCCGTCGTGACCTCGCCCGCAACGGGACCGCCCTGACGATGGCCTGGACCCTGGCTCGGGCCATGCCCCCGATCGAATCTGCATCGGCGGCCCTCGTCGCACCTCAGGAGGGAGAACGGACGATCCTCAATCGCTTCCCCCGCTTGCTCCAGGATTTCTACACGGCGAAAGTTCGTCAGATCGAACGCCAGCGCAATCAGACCTTCCGCGATTTGCGCACACGAGAGGATGCCGAGCGGTACGTCGCTTCGGTCCGGGAGCGGATTGCCGAGAGCTTCGGGCCGATGCCCGAGAAAACCCCCCTGAACCCGCAGGTCACGGGAGTAGTCGAGCGTGATGGCTACCGGATTGAGAACGTGATCTTTGAGAGCCGCCCCGGCTTCTTCGTGACAGCCAACCTGTACGTGCCGACGAACCGCGACGGGAACATGCCAGGGGTCGTGGGCAGTTGCGGGCACTCGGCCAACGGGAAGGCGGCCGAGGCGTACCAGAGCTTCGCTCAGGGGCTGGCCCGTCAGGGGTACGTCTGCCTGATCTTCGATCCGATCGGCCAGGGCGAGCGAATGCAGTACCTCGACAACGCCCTGAAGCCAAAGTACGGCGGCGGCACCCGCGAGCACATGATCGCTGGCAATCAGCAATACTTGACCGGCGAGTTCTTCGGCACCTGGCGCGCCTGGGACGGCATTCGAGCACTCGATTACCTGTTGACCCGAGAGGAAGTCGATCCCGAGCAGGTCGGCATCACGGGGAACTCGGGCGGCGGCACGATGTCGACCTGGCTGATCGGCCTGGAGCGGCGCTGGACGATGGGAGCGCCGAGCTGTTTCGTGACCAGCTTCCAGCGTAACCTCGAAAACGAGCTACCGGCCGACACCGAACAATGCCCGCCCCGGGCCCTGGAACTGGGCCTGGAACACGAGGACTTCCTTGCCGCGATGGCACCGAAGCCGATCATCATTCTTGCCAAGGAGCGTGATTACTTCGACGTTCGTGGATCGATTCTCGCACACCGCCGGCTTCAGCGGCTGTACGACTTGCTCGGGGCGAAGGAGAAGATCGGCCTCTTCTACGGTCCGACCGAGCACGGCTACTCGCAGGAAAACCGGGAGGCGATGTACGGCTGGTTCAACACGGTAACGGGAGTTTCCGACGGGTCAAGCGAGCCGCAGCTCACGATCGAGGCGGACGAGACGCTCCAGTGTACGACTGATGGCCAGGTCGGCGGGGAACTGGGCTCGAAGACGGTACTCGACTTCACACGTGCGGCCTCACGTGAAATGGCAGCACAGCGCGGGTCACTCGATGCCAACGCCACTCGGGCTGCGGTCGCGGCTGCCATGAAGCTGCCAGAACCGAGGCCCTTGCCGGCGTATCGGATCATGCGGCCGATCTCGGGCCGCGATTACCCGAAGTCGCACCTTGGAAATTACGGAGTGCCAACCGAACCAGGGGTCGAGGCGATCGTCTACCGACTCTATGACCGGTCGCACGTCTCGCGACCGCAGGCCGATGCAAAGCGGGCGATCCTGTACGTCTCGGACACATCGGCCGATGAAGAGTTGCGCGAGGAACCGTTGATCCGCCGCCTGATCAACGCCGAGCCTGAGTCCGCCTTCTATGCCTGCGATGTGCGAGGGATCGGCGAGTCGAGGCCGAATACTTGCGGGATCAACTCCTATTTCGACTCCTATGGCAACGACTACTTCTACGCGGCTCACGCCATCATGCTCGGCCGACCGGTGCCGACCCAGCGAACGCTCGACGTGTTGAAGGTGCTGAAGTGGCTCAAGGGGATCGGCCATGAGGAGGTCCACCTTGTCTCCCGAGGCTGGGGGGCGATCCCTGCCACCTTCGCGGCGGTGCTGGAGGACGAGGGGTTCGTGACCCAGGTGACGCTCAAGCACGCCCTCACATCGTTCTCCGACGTGGCCGAGGTCGAGCAGTACGACTGGCCCCTCTCGACCTTTCTGCCCGGCGTGCTCACCACGTTTGACCTGCCCGACTGCTACCGGGCGCTGGAGGGGAAGAACCTCCGGTTGATCGAGCCTCGCAAGGCGAAGGTCGAGGGCTGA
- a CDS encoding Ig-like domain-containing protein: protein MRGSIGILAPAFVWLSTSSLAQEVTLEAVPPVVVATVPKAGSSDVDPALTEISVTFSKAMQDGSWSWSMLGKDSFPETTGAPKYLEDERTAVLPVKLIPGKTYAIWLNSQQFRNFKDAKGQPAIPYLLVFKTKE, encoded by the coding sequence ATGCGCGGCTCAATCGGAATCCTTGCACCGGCCTTCGTTTGGCTTTCCACGTCCTCACTGGCCCAGGAGGTCACGCTTGAGGCGGTCCCTCCTGTGGTCGTCGCAACGGTTCCGAAGGCCGGATCGAGCGATGTTGACCCGGCCTTGACCGAGATCTCGGTCACCTTCAGCAAGGCGATGCAGGACGGGAGCTGGTCGTGGTCGATGCTTGGGAAAGACTCGTTCCCCGAAACCACCGGTGCGCCGAAATACCTTGAGGACGAACGCACAGCCGTCCTCCCGGTCAAGCTGATACCAGGCAAGACGTATGCGATCTGGCTCAACAGCCAGCAGTTCCGCAACTTCAAGGATGCCAAGGGACAACCGGCGATCCCCTACTTGCTCGTCTTCAAGACCAAGGAGTGA
- a CDS encoding dienelactone hydrolase family protein, with amino-acid sequence MRSSIGFATFAFLAVLASHAAPPATAQERVTPRSSKGGTPSGEPWAVVPETFKAMTLPEWPLPTDAEQWQAEGRDAVRSTLLDLLGDLPPRPDPAAVEVVSREQHDGYTLERFQFHNGVDMVVPGILLIPDNLKGPSPVIVGLHGHGSSKESICTIEDHGQYVGPMLARKGYVVAAIDAYFNGDRIGLGPGGANDDKLGQEHSLFKLHLWQGRTLWGMMLRDEQCLLDYLQTRPEIDPDRIGATGMSMGCTRSWWLAAIDDRIDALVGVACFTRYGELLSHGDLRRHGIYYFVPGLLNHFDTEAIYALVAPRPMLQLSGDEDPGAPLDGVETLESKLSQIYTLLGAPEHFRSIVYTNTGHEYLPEMKAEMLAWFERFLPVTP; translated from the coding sequence ATGCGATCATCAATCGGCTTCGCAACCTTCGCCTTCCTTGCCGTCCTCGCCTCGCATGCCGCGCCGCCCGCGACGGCCCAGGAGCGTGTGACCCCTCGCTCAAGCAAGGGGGGCACTCCCTCCGGCGAGCCCTGGGCCGTTGTTCCTGAGACCTTCAAGGCGATGACGCTGCCCGAGTGGCCTTTGCCGACCGATGCCGAGCAGTGGCAGGCCGAGGGCCGCGACGCTGTCCGATCGACGTTGCTCGACCTTCTCGGCGACCTGCCGCCCCGGCCCGATCCGGCAGCCGTGGAGGTCGTCTCGCGCGAGCAGCACGACGGCTACACCCTCGAACGGTTCCAGTTTCACAACGGGGTGGACATGGTGGTCCCCGGCATCCTCTTGATCCCGGACAACCTGAAAGGCCCCTCGCCAGTGATCGTCGGCCTGCACGGTCATGGTAGCTCGAAGGAAAGCATTTGCACGATTGAAGATCACGGCCAGTACGTCGGCCCGATGCTCGCCCGCAAGGGGTACGTGGTTGCCGCCATCGACGCCTACTTCAACGGCGATCGGATTGGCCTGGGGCCGGGCGGTGCGAACGACGACAAGCTCGGCCAGGAGCACAGCCTGTTCAAGCTCCACCTCTGGCAAGGGCGCACCCTCTGGGGCATGATGCTCCGCGACGAGCAATGCCTGCTCGATTACCTCCAGACCCGCCCCGAGATCGACCCCGACCGCATTGGCGCTACCGGCATGAGCATGGGATGCACCCGCTCCTGGTGGCTGGCCGCGATCGACGACCGTATCGACGCCCTCGTCGGCGTTGCCTGCTTCACCCGATACGGCGAACTTCTCTCACACGGCGATCTCCGCCGCCACGGTATCTACTACTTCGTCCCCGGCCTGCTCAACCACTTCGATACCGAAGCTATCTACGCCCTCGTCGCCCCCCGCCCGATGCTCCAGCTCTCCGGCGACGAAGACCCCGGCGCCCCCCTCGACGGCGTCGAAACGCTCGAATCGAAGCTCTCGCAGATCTATACCCTCCTCGGTGCTCCCGAGCACTTTCGCAGCATTGTCTATACGAACACTGGCCATGAATATCTTCCCGAAATGAAGGCCGAGATGCTCGCCTGGTTCGAGCGATTCCTCCCCGTCACTCCTTGA
- a CDS encoding Trx7/PDZ domain-containing (seleno)protein codes for MRPALALLVSMILPPFLAVAQDRDTKVRNDREAFETSDDWIYNDLDAGIEAARVSGKPLMVVFRCIPCEACQEFDDDVARRDPIIRDLLDRFVCVRIVQANDIDLMRFQFDFDQSFAVILMNPDFTIYGRYGTRSDRPEYDDISLSGLRKAMEAALQMHQDFPAVKASLAGKQVRQSRYATPRDYPSLAGKYETRIDYEGQVARSCMHCHQVREAERLVFRTAGEPIPDAVLYPYPDPSVLGLKLEPTEKATIEQLAADSIADRAGLRVGDAITTLDGQPLVSIADLQWVLHNTADSAQLPVQILRDGQPLDLTLELPEGWRRGNISWRVTTWELRRMALGGMVLDELADADRAAAGLPNDTLALRVRRVGEYGEHATAKRAGIRAGDIITSFNGLTDRRSESSLLAHTVQHSRPGDSAPITLLRDGKELQLTLPLQ; via the coding sequence ATGCGACCCGCCCTCGCCCTGCTTGTTTCGATGATTCTTCCTCCGTTCCTGGCGGTGGCCCAGGATCGCGATACCAAGGTGCGGAACGACCGAGAGGCGTTCGAAACCTCGGACGACTGGATTTACAACGACCTCGATGCGGGCATTGAGGCGGCACGAGTGTCGGGCAAACCCTTGATGGTCGTGTTCCGCTGTATCCCCTGTGAAGCGTGTCAGGAGTTCGACGACGACGTGGCCCGACGCGACCCGATCATCCGGGACCTGCTTGATCGTTTCGTCTGTGTCCGGATTGTCCAGGCGAACGACATTGATCTGATGCGTTTTCAGTTTGACTTCGACCAGTCGTTTGCCGTCATTCTGATGAACCCCGACTTCACCATATACGGCCGATACGGCACTCGATCCGATCGCCCTGAGTACGACGACATTTCCCTCAGCGGCCTCCGCAAGGCCATGGAAGCCGCCTTGCAGATGCATCAGGATTTCCCCGCAGTCAAGGCTTCGCTCGCGGGTAAGCAGGTCCGGCAGTCGCGCTACGCCACTCCTCGCGACTACCCGAGCCTCGCGGGAAAGTACGAGACTCGGATCGACTATGAAGGGCAGGTGGCACGCAGTTGCATGCACTGCCACCAGGTCCGCGAGGCCGAGCGGCTCGTCTTCCGAACCGCCGGAGAGCCGATTCCCGACGCAGTGCTCTACCCCTATCCCGACCCGTCCGTCCTCGGCCTGAAGCTGGAACCGACCGAGAAGGCGACGATTGAGCAACTCGCCGCCGACTCGATCGCCGACCGGGCCGGTCTCCGGGTCGGCGACGCGATCACCACTCTCGACGGCCAGCCGCTGGTCTCGATCGCCGACCTGCAGTGGGTCCTCCACAACACCGCTGACTCGGCCCAACTGCCCGTACAGATCCTCCGAGACGGGCAGCCGCTCGACCTGACCCTTGAACTCCCCGAAGGCTGGAGACGCGGCAACATCTCCTGGCGCGTGACCACGTGGGAACTCCGTCGCATGGCCCTCGGTGGCATGGTCCTCGACGAGCTTGCCGACGCCGATCGCGCCGCCGCCGGCCTTCCCAACGACACCCTCGCCCTTCGGGTCCGACGCGTCGGCGAGTACGGTGAGCACGCCACGGCCAAGCGAGCCGGCATCCGAGCCGGCGATATCATTACCTCGTTCAACGGGCTCACCGATCGGCGTTCCGAATCCTCGCTGCTTGCTCACACCGTTCAGCACTCCCGCCCCGGCGACTCCGCCCCCATCACGCTCCTCCGCGACGGAAAGGAACTCCAGCTCACGCTGCCCCTGCAGTAA
- a CDS encoding GIY-YIG nuclease family protein: MFPVIAGLIVVALIGVSLYCFLKMRELETVNAALSDHVAELEEDQSDELESLKNELAKLSRFAHIPGVIERAKAEERATAAKVEQANREAARIIDEAAKRAERVRERILRDAKAHAEKASEVLRVAELKSSNLVDEANREAKRIASEARKEAKEKVGKVDDQLRRASIYALEIRQKAEKRAEAIAGEALDAKRKHDQYAAAYQALQNAMSGYVDSSAIPSDHLLDELADEYAFHEAGEKLKLARERTRIMQEQHLAADCNYPEGWKRDYAISFVLSAFNGKVDSILARIKPANHGKMAQEIKDTFATVNHNGEVFKGARIQEEYLDARLQELRWGVAVQRVKERQREEQRAIREQMREEERARKEFERAIKQAEREEAAINQAIDRVRQELERASEQERAAYEAQLEDLNAKFLEAEARNQRAISMAQQTKCGHVYIISNIGSFGDDVYKIGLTRRLEPTDRVRELSGASVPFPFDIHAMIYSDDAPALEAALHRRFVTAQVNKANKRKEFFRVKLRDLREAVEELGLSARWTITADATDYKETLSIERAMESDAEFARHWREDQEAYEASQTNRDDEESEEELEETLSASQGDD; this comes from the coding sequence ATGTTTCCCGTCATCGCCGGATTGATTGTCGTGGCCCTGATTGGGGTAAGCCTCTACTGCTTCCTCAAGATGCGTGAACTGGAGACGGTGAATGCAGCGCTGAGCGATCATGTCGCGGAGTTGGAGGAGGACCAGAGCGATGAACTGGAATCCCTCAAGAACGAGTTGGCGAAACTGAGCCGGTTCGCCCACATTCCCGGAGTCATTGAACGGGCGAAAGCGGAAGAGCGGGCCACGGCTGCCAAAGTCGAGCAGGCGAATCGGGAAGCGGCCCGGATCATCGACGAGGCGGCCAAGCGGGCCGAACGGGTCAGAGAGAGGATCCTCCGAGACGCCAAGGCACATGCGGAGAAGGCGAGCGAAGTCCTCCGGGTTGCGGAGCTGAAGTCGAGCAACCTCGTCGATGAGGCCAATCGGGAGGCGAAGCGGATCGCCTCCGAGGCGCGCAAGGAGGCCAAGGAGAAAGTTGGCAAGGTGGACGACCAGCTCCGGCGGGCCAGTATCTACGCCCTGGAGATTCGGCAGAAGGCCGAGAAGCGGGCCGAGGCAATCGCCGGCGAGGCCCTCGATGCGAAGCGGAAACACGATCAGTACGCCGCTGCCTACCAGGCGCTTCAAAACGCCATGAGCGGCTATGTCGATAGCTCCGCAATCCCTTCCGACCACCTCCTCGACGAGCTGGCTGACGAGTACGCCTTCCACGAGGCTGGGGAGAAGCTGAAGCTCGCTCGGGAGCGGACCCGGATCATGCAGGAGCAGCACCTGGCCGCCGACTGCAACTATCCCGAGGGCTGGAAGCGGGACTACGCGATCAGCTTCGTCCTGAGCGCCTTCAACGGCAAGGTGGATTCCATCCTGGCCCGGATCAAGCCTGCCAATCACGGGAAGATGGCCCAGGAGATCAAGGACACCTTCGCCACCGTCAATCACAACGGCGAGGTCTTCAAGGGTGCCCGGATCCAGGAAGAATACCTCGACGCCCGGCTCCAGGAACTCCGCTGGGGCGTGGCCGTTCAACGGGTGAAAGAACGCCAGCGCGAGGAGCAGCGTGCCATCCGGGAGCAGATGCGGGAAGAGGAACGAGCCCGCAAGGAATTCGAACGCGCGATCAAGCAGGCCGAGAGGGAAGAAGCCGCCATCAACCAGGCGATCGATCGGGTTCGGCAGGAGCTGGAACGGGCCAGCGAGCAGGAACGAGCGGCCTACGAGGCCCAGCTTGAAGATCTGAACGCCAAGTTCCTTGAGGCGGAGGCGAGGAATCAGCGAGCGATCTCGATGGCCCAGCAGACCAAATGTGGCCACGTCTACATCATTTCCAACATCGGTTCGTTCGGAGACGACGTCTACAAGATCGGCCTGACCCGACGCCTGGAGCCGACCGATCGCGTGCGGGAACTCAGCGGGGCCAGTGTGCCGTTCCCCTTCGACATCCACGCCATGATCTACTCGGATGACGCCCCCGCCCTGGAAGCGGCGTTACACCGCCGGTTCGTGACGGCCCAGGTCAACAAGGCGAACAAGCGGAAGGAATTCTTCCGGGTCAAGCTCCGCGACCTTCGCGAGGCCGTGGAAGAACTGGGGCTTTCCGCGCGCTGGACCATCACCGCCGACGCGACGGATTACAAGGAAACCCTCTCGATCGAGCGAGCGATGGAATCCGACGCCGAGTTCGCGAGACACTGGCGCGAAGACCAGGAAGCCTACGAGGCGAGCCAGACGAACCGCGACGATGAGGAGTCCGAGGAAGAACTTGAAGAAACCCTCTCGGCGAGCCAAGGAGACGATTGA